A genomic window from Diceros bicornis minor isolate mBicDic1 chromosome 35, mDicBic1.mat.cur, whole genome shotgun sequence includes:
- the TRPV4 gene encoding transient receptor potential cation channel subfamily V member 4, with product MAEPSEGPCTGPGEVVEPPSDESGLPGGEAFPLSSLANLFEGEDGSPSPTPNDAGRPAGPGDGRPNLRMKFQGAFRKGVPNPIDLLESTLYESSVVPGPKKAPMDSLFDYGTYRHHPSDNKRWRKKVIEKQPQSPKAPAPQPPPILKVFNRPILFDIVSRGSTADLDGLLPFLLTHKKRLTDEEFREPSTGKTCLPKALLNLSNGRNDTIPVLLDIAERTGNMREFINSPFRDIYYRGQTALHIAIERRCKHYVELLVAQGADVHAQARGRFFQPKDEGGYFYFGELPLSLAACTNQPHIVNYLTENPHKKADMRRQDSRGNTVLHALVAIADNTRENTKFVTKMYDLLLLKCARLFPDSNLEAVLNNDGLSPLMMAAKTGKIGIFQHIIRREVTDEDTRHLSRKFKDWAYGPVYSSLYDLSSLDTCGEEASVLEILVYNSKIENRHEMLAVEPINELLRDKWRKFGAVSFYINVVSYLCAMVIFTLTAYYQPLEGTPPYPYRTTVDYLRLAGEIITLFTGVLFFFTNIKDLFMKKCPGVNSLFIDGSFQLLYFIYSVLVIVSAALYLAGIEAYLAVMVFALVLGWMNALYFTRGLKLTGTYSIMIQKILFKDLFRFLLVYLLFMIGYASALVSLLNPCANMKVCSEDHTNCTVPTYPSCRDSDTFSTFLLDLFKLTIGMGDLEMLSSTKYPVVFIILLVTYIILTFVLLLNMLIALMGETVGQVSKESKHIWKLQWATTILDIERSFPVFLRKAFRSGEMVTVGKSSDGTPDRRWCFRVDEVNWSHWNQNLGIINEDPGKNENYQYYGFSHTVGRLRRDRWSSVVPRVVELNKNSSPDEVVVPLDNVGNPSCDGHQQSYPPKWRTDDAPL from the exons ATGGCGGAACCCAGCGAAGGCCCCTGCACAGGGCCCGGGGAGGTGGTGGAGCCCCCCAGCGATGAGAGTGGCCTCCCTGGTGGAGAGGCCTTCCCCCTCTCTTCGCTGGCCAACCTGTTTGAGGGGGAAGACGGCTCCCCCTCGCCCACACCGAATGATGCGGGTCGCCCTGCTGGCCCAGGCGATGGGCGACCGAACCTGCGCATGAAGTTCCAGGGCGCCTTCCGCAAGGGGGTGCCCAACCCCATTGACCTGCTAGAGTCCACCCTGTATGAGTCCTCGGTGGTGCCTGGGCCCAAGAAGGCACCCATGGACTCGCTCTTTGACTATGGCACCTATCGTCACCACCCCAGTGACAACAAGCGGTGGAGGAAGAAGGTCATAGA GAAGCAGCCTCAGAGCCCCAAAGCTCCCGCGCCCCAGCCGCCCCCGATCCTCAAAGTCTTCAACCGGCCCATCCTCTTTGACATCGTGTCCCGGGGCTCCACTGCCGACCTGGACGGGCTGCTCCCCTTCTTGCTGACCCACAAGAAGCGCCTGACTGACGAGGAGTTCCGGG AGCCGTCCACAGGGAAGACCTGCCTGCCCAAGGCTCTGCTGAACCTGAGCAACGGCCGCAACGACACGATCCCCGTCCTGCTGGACATCGCCGAGCGCACTGGCAACATGCGCGAGTTCATCAACTCGCCCTTCCGGGACATCTACTACCGAG GTCAGACCGCCCTGCACATCGCCATCGAGCGCCGCTGCAAACACTACGTGGAGCTCCTTGTGGCCCAAGGAGCTGACGTCCACGCCCAGGCCCGGGGGCGCTTCTTCCAGCCCAAGGACGAGGGAGGCTACTTCTACTTTG GTGAGCTGCCCCTGTCGCTGGCTGCCTGCACCAACCAGCCGCACATCGTCAACTACCTGACGGAGAACCCCCACAAGAAGGCAGACATGCGGCGGCAGGACTCGCGCGGCAACACCGTGCTGCACGCGCTGGTAGCCATCGCCGACAACACCCGCGAGAACACCAAGTTCGTCACCAAGATGTACGACCTGCTGCTGCTCAAGTGTGCCCGCCTCTTCCCCGACAGCAACCTGGAGGCCGTGCTCAACAACGACGGCCTCTCGCCCCTCATGATGGCCGCCAAGACGGGCAAGATTGGG ATCTTCCAGCACATCATCCGTCGGGAGGTGACAGATGAGGACACGAGGCACCTGTCCCGCAAATTCAAGGACTGGGCCTACGGGCCAGTGTACTCCTCGCTCTACGACCTCTCCTCCCTGGACACGTGCGGGGAAGAGGCCTCCGTGCTGGAGATCCTGGTGTACAACAGCAAGATCGAG aaccGCCACGAGATGCTGGCCGTGGAACCCATCAATGAACTCCTGCGAGACAAGTGGCGCAAGTTCGGGGCCGTCTCCTTCTACATCAACGTGGTCTCCTACCTGTGCGCCATGGTCATCTTTACGCTCACTGCCTACTACCAGCCGCTGGAGGGCACT CCGCCATACCCTTACCGCACCACGGTGGACTACCTGAGGCTGGCCGGCGAGATCATCACGCTCTTCACTGGGGTCCTGTTCTTTTTCACCAAC ATCAAAGACTTGTTCATGAAGAAATGCCCTGGAGTGAATTCTCTCTTCATCGATGGCTCCTTCCAGCTACTCTA CTTCATCTACTCTGTGCTGGTGATCGTCTCGGCAGCCCTCTACCTGGCAGGGATTGAGGCCTACCTGGCCGTCATGGTCTTTGCCTTGGTCCTGGGCTGGATGAACGCCCTTTACTTTACCCGCGGGCTGAAGCTGACGGGGACCTATAGCATCATGATCCAGAAG ATCCTCTTCAAAGATCTTTTCCGCTTCCTGCTGGTCTATTTGCTCTTCATGATCGGCTACGCTTCAG CCCTGGTCTCCCTCCTGAACCCCTGCGCCAACATGAAGGTGTGCAGCGAGGACCACACCAACTGCACGGTGCCCACCTACCCCTCGTGCCGCGACAGCGACACCTTCAGCACCTTCCTCCTGGACCTCTTCAAGCTGACCATCGGCATGGGCGACCTGGAGATGCTGAGCAGCACCAAGTACCCCGTGGTCTTCATCATCCTGCTCGTCACCTACATCATCCTGACCTTCGTGCTGCTCCTCAACATGCTCATCGCCCTCATGGGAGAGACGGTGGGCCAGGTCTCCAAGGAGAGCAAGCACATCTGGAAGCTGCAG TGGGCCACCACCATCCTGGACATTGAGCGCTCCTTCCCAGTCTTCCTGAGGAAGGCCTTCCGCTCCGGCGAAATGGTGACTGTGGGCAAGAGCTCAGATGGCACGCCGGATCGCAGGTGGTGCTTCAG GGTGGACGAGGTGAACTGGTCTCACTGGAACCAGAACTTGGGCATCATTAACGAGGACCCGGGCAAGAATGAGAACTACCAGTATTACGGCTTCTCGCACACCGTGGGCCGCCTCCGGAGGG ATCGCTGGTCCTCGGTGGTGCCCCGTGTGGTGGAACTGAACAAGAACTCGAGCCCGGACGAGGTGGTGGTGCCCCTGGACAACGTGGGGAACCCCAGCTGCGA